A window of the Brassica napus cultivar Da-Ae chromosome A2, Da-Ae, whole genome shotgun sequence genome harbors these coding sequences:
- the LOC125588618 gene encoding triose phosphate/phosphate translocator, chloroplastic-like isoform X1 produces MESRVLLRAAVTGVPQLRRPIGAIHRQVSTASSFTAFAKPIGSAGEGGNLISGRQLRPILLLDSSPEKREILKPVRAAAGDSAGEAKVGFLGKYPWLVTGFFFFMWYFLNVIFNILNKKIYNYFPYPYFVSAVHLFVGVVYCLLSWSVGLPKRAPINSNLLKVLIPVAVCHAIGHITSNISFAAVAVSFTHTIKALEPFFNASASQFLLGQSIPITLWLSLAPVVFGVAMASLTELSFNWLGFISAMISNISFTYRSIFSKKAMTDMDSTNVYAYISIIALIVCIPPAIIVEGPQLLKHGFSDAIAKVGMTKFISDLFWVGMFYHLYNQLATNTLERVAPLTHAVGNVLKRVFVIGFSIVIFGNKISTQTGIGTGIAIAGVAMYSIIKAKIEEDKKKGKTA; encoded by the exons ATGGAGTCACGCGTGCTGTTACGCGCCGCAGTCACCGGAGTACCGCAACTGAGACGACCGATCGGTGCGATCCACCGCCAGGTCAGCACTGCGTCGTCCTTCACGGCTTTCGCTAAGCCGATCGGATCAGCCGGAGAGGGAGGGAACCTGATCTCTGGTCGTCAGCTCCGACCGATTCTCCTCCTAGATAGCTCGCCGGAGAAGAGAGAGATTCTCAAGCCGGTTAGAGCCGCCGCTGGAGATTCAGCTGG GGAGGCGAAGGTTGGGTTCCTCGGGAAGTATCCGTGGCTCGTCACCGGATTCTTCTTTTTCATGTG GTACTTCTTGAATGTGATTTTCAACATCCTTAACAAGAAGATCTATAACTACTTCCCCTATCCCTA TTTTGTTTCGGCTGTTCACTTGTTCGTTGGAGTTGTATACTGCTTGCTGAGCTGGTCCGTGGGCCTTCCTAAACGTGCC CCAATTAACTCAAACCTCCTCAAGGTATTGATCCCAGTTGCAGTCTGTCACGCCATAGGCCATATCACCAGCAACATTTCCTTCGCAGCCGTCGCTGTTTCCTTCACTCACACCATCAAAG CGCTGGAGCCATTCTTCAATGCGTCTGCTTCACAGTTCCTTCTTGGACAATCAATCCCCATAACACTATGGCTGTCCTTAGCTCCTGTTGTATTCG GAGTTGCAATGGCTTCGCTCACTGAGTTATCATTCAACTGGCTTGGATTCATAAGCGCAATGATATcaaacatctctttcacttacCGTAGCATCTTCTCCAAGAAAGCCATG ACTGATATGGACAGTACAAATGTCTACGCTTACATCTCCATCATTGCTCTCATCGTCTGCATTCCTCCTGCCATCATC GTTGAAGGGCCTCAGCTGTTGAAACATGGTTTCAGCGACGCGATAGCTAAAGTGGGAATGACAAAATTCATCTCTGATCTCTTCTGGGTTGGAATGTTTTACCATCTCTACAATCAG TTGGCTACTAATACGTTGGAGAGGGTTGCACCATTGACTCACGCTGTTGGAAACGTTCTGAAACGTGTGTTCGTGATCGGCTTCTCCATCGTTATCTTCG GAAACAAAATATCGACGCAGACAGGTATCGGAACTGGAATAGCCATTGCTGGTGTTGCAATGTACTCTATCATTAAGGCCAAGATCGAAGAAGATAAAAAG aAAGGAAAGACGGCGTAG
- the LOC125588618 gene encoding triose phosphate/phosphate translocator TPT, chloroplastic-like isoform X2 produces the protein MREAKVGFLGKYPWLVTGFFFFMWYFLNVIFNILNKKIYNYFPYPYFVSAVHLFVGVVYCLLSWSVGLPKRAPINSNLLKVLIPVAVCHAIGHITSNISFAAVAVSFTHTIKALEPFFNASASQFLLGQSIPITLWLSLAPVVFGVAMASLTELSFNWLGFISAMISNISFTYRSIFSKKAMTDMDSTNVYAYISIIALIVCIPPAIIVEGPQLLKHGFSDAIAKVGMTKFISDLFWVGMFYHLYNQLATNTLERVAPLTHAVGNVLKRVFVIGFSIVIFGNKISTQTGIGTGIAIAGVAMYSIIKAKIEEDKKKGKTA, from the exons ATGAG GGAGGCGAAGGTTGGGTTCCTCGGGAAGTATCCGTGGCTCGTCACCGGATTCTTCTTTTTCATGTG GTACTTCTTGAATGTGATTTTCAACATCCTTAACAAGAAGATCTATAACTACTTCCCCTATCCCTA TTTTGTTTCGGCTGTTCACTTGTTCGTTGGAGTTGTATACTGCTTGCTGAGCTGGTCCGTGGGCCTTCCTAAACGTGCC CCAATTAACTCAAACCTCCTCAAGGTATTGATCCCAGTTGCAGTCTGTCACGCCATAGGCCATATCACCAGCAACATTTCCTTCGCAGCCGTCGCTGTTTCCTTCACTCACACCATCAAAG CGCTGGAGCCATTCTTCAATGCGTCTGCTTCACAGTTCCTTCTTGGACAATCAATCCCCATAACACTATGGCTGTCCTTAGCTCCTGTTGTATTCG GAGTTGCAATGGCTTCGCTCACTGAGTTATCATTCAACTGGCTTGGATTCATAAGCGCAATGATATcaaacatctctttcacttacCGTAGCATCTTCTCCAAGAAAGCCATG ACTGATATGGACAGTACAAATGTCTACGCTTACATCTCCATCATTGCTCTCATCGTCTGCATTCCTCCTGCCATCATC GTTGAAGGGCCTCAGCTGTTGAAACATGGTTTCAGCGACGCGATAGCTAAAGTGGGAATGACAAAATTCATCTCTGATCTCTTCTGGGTTGGAATGTTTTACCATCTCTACAATCAG TTGGCTACTAATACGTTGGAGAGGGTTGCACCATTGACTCACGCTGTTGGAAACGTTCTGAAACGTGTGTTCGTGATCGGCTTCTCCATCGTTATCTTCG GAAACAAAATATCGACGCAGACAGGTATCGGAACTGGAATAGCCATTGCTGGTGTTGCAATGTACTCTATCATTAAGGCCAAGATCGAAGAAGATAAAAAG aAAGGAAAGACGGCGTAG
- the LOC111209093 gene encoding uncharacterized protein LOC111209093 — protein MEKKSKSQSLSEIQDMVMVYMAVAQATPTMKKITQTRTTTTISFTIEATPLETAMVDSK, from the coding sequence atggagaagaagagcaagagtCAGTCTTTGTCCGAGATACAGGACATGGTTATGGTCTATATGGCCGTCGCACAAGCCACACCAACAATGAAGAAGATAACTCAAACGAGAACAACGACAACGATCAGTTTTACTATAGAAGCGACGCCTTTGGAAACCGCAATGGTAGATTCTAAATAA